Proteins from a genomic interval of Mesobacillus sp. S13:
- a CDS encoding YugN-like family protein, whose protein sequence is MIEIQSELEGKHFDLFKLEQMLKPLGYSIGGNWDYDHGAFDYKIDDEVGYQFLRLPFKAIDGQLDSKGCTVQFERPFLLSHKYQRGIDDHAEIGNASASFNQFQEPVDKDASFPEKYIEVGRSLVREVESALLH, encoded by the coding sequence ATGATTGAGATACAATCTGAGCTTGAGGGCAAACATTTTGATCTTTTTAAACTGGAGCAGATGCTGAAACCGTTGGGATATTCAATCGGAGGAAACTGGGATTACGACCATGGGGCGTTTGATTATAAGATAGATGACGAAGTTGGGTACCAATTTTTGAGGCTTCCATTCAAGGCGATCGATGGTCAGCTTGATTCGAAGGGCTGTACTGTTCAATTTGAGCGCCCTTTCCTGCTTTCCCATAAATATCAGCGTGGGATCGATGACCATGCGGAGATTGGGAATGCCAGCGCATCCTTCAACCAGTTCCAGGAACCGGTCGATAAGGATGCGAGCTTTCCAGAAAAGTACATTGAAGTAGGTCGTTCGCTTGTCCGCGAAGTAGAATCTGCTTTGTTGCATTAA
- a CDS encoding glucose-6-phosphate isomerase — translation MTHVRFDYSKALSFFGEHEVTYLRDFVKVAHHSLHEQTGAGSDFLGWIDLPVDYDKEEFARIQKSAEKIKGDSDVLLVVGIGGSYLGARAALEFLQHSFYNALPKEKRKTPQVIFIGNNISSTYMTDVMDLLEGKDFSINVISKSGTTTEPAIAFRIFRKMLEEKYGVDEARKRIYATTDKARGALKTLADEEGYESFVIPDDVGGRYSVLTAVGLLPIAVSGSDIEAMMKGAAQAREDFGKSELEENPAYQYAAVRNALYNKGKTIEMLINYEPSLQYFSEWWKQLFGESEGKDQKGIYPSSANFSTDLHSLGQYVQEGRRDLFETIIKVEKPRHELTIEEAASDLDGLNYLAGKSVDFVNNKAFEGTMLAHTDGGVPNLVLTIPQLDEYTFGYLVYFFEKACAMSGYLLGVNPFDQPGVEAYKVNMFALLGKPGFEEKKAELEKRLK, via the coding sequence ATGACACATGTTCGTTTTGATTACTCAAAGGCGCTTAGCTTTTTTGGAGAACACGAAGTTACATACTTAAGGGATTTTGTAAAAGTAGCCCATCATTCATTGCATGAACAGACTGGTGCAGGCAGCGACTTTTTAGGCTGGATCGATTTGCCTGTAGACTATGATAAAGAAGAATTTGCACGCATCCAGAAATCAGCGGAAAAGATTAAGGGTGATTCTGATGTCCTGCTCGTAGTAGGAATTGGCGGCTCTTATCTCGGAGCACGTGCTGCGCTAGAGTTTTTACAGCACAGCTTCTATAACGCTCTTCCAAAAGAAAAGCGCAAAACACCTCAGGTCATTTTTATCGGTAACAACATCAGCTCAACTTATATGACAGATGTGATGGACCTGTTGGAAGGCAAAGATTTCTCCATCAATGTCATCTCAAAATCTGGAACAACGACTGAACCTGCGATCGCATTCCGTATTTTCCGCAAGATGCTCGAAGAAAAATATGGAGTCGATGAGGCCCGCAAGCGCATTTATGCGACAACGGATAAAGCACGCGGAGCATTGAAAACTCTTGCTGATGAGGAAGGCTACGAATCATTCGTGATACCTGATGATGTCGGCGGACGTTACTCTGTCTTGACGGCAGTAGGTTTATTGCCAATCGCTGTCAGCGGTTCAGATATTGAAGCGATGATGAAAGGCGCGGCTCAGGCGAGGGAAGACTTTGGCAAATCAGAGCTTGAAGAGAATCCTGCCTACCAATACGCTGCAGTTCGCAACGCACTTTACAATAAAGGCAAGACGATCGAAATGCTGATCAATTATGAGCCATCGCTTCAGTACTTCTCTGAATGGTGGAAGCAGCTGTTCGGCGAAAGTGAAGGGAAAGACCAGAAGGGGATCTATCCATCTTCAGCGAACTTCTCTACAGACCTTCACTCACTAGGACAATATGTCCAGGAAGGCCGACGAGACTTGTTCGAGACCATCATCAAGGTGGAAAAGCCTCGCCATGAATTGACAATTGAAGAAGCGGCAAGCGATCTTGATGGCTTGAACTACCTTGCTGGCAAGAGCGTTGATTTCGTCAACAACAAAGCATTCGAGGGAACAATGCTTGCCCATACTGACGGTGGCGTACCTAACCTGGTACTGACGATTCCGCAGCTTGACGAGTACACATTCGGCTACCTTGTGTATTTCTTCGAAAAGGCTTGCGCAATGAGCGGCTACCTGCTTGGCGTAAATCCATTCGACCAGCCAGGCGTTGAAGCATACAAAGTGAACATGTTCGCATTGCTTGGAAAACCAGGCTTCGAAGAAAAGAAAGCAGAATTGGAAAAGCGACTTAAATAA
- a CDS encoding potassium channel family protein, which produces MSNHLYMRFIKLPIIARILMIASLMITLFGVVIHFVEPRSFPTIFDGVWWAIITASTVGFGDFYPVTTWGRITAILLLLIGTGFLSSYFIHLSAATVTKQNAYAEGKVGYRGSGHIIIIGWNERSRSVLRSLIQADETIILVDDTLGTNPIMDDNVHFIRGRANKDQTLLDAGITTASKVIITSDQNLDELQADMNTILTLLAIKGLNPDIRCIAEIQTGEQINNARRAGADELIPANALTSAVLLNSIASEEVVNPLLDMLGELNGKRLAYIEAEASLIGKNFQDASQFLLKERNVILIGRKRGDDVIVNPKNNIKIRYDDQLLAILNDD; this is translated from the coding sequence ATGTCTAATCACTTATATATGCGTTTCATAAAGCTGCCAATAATAGCAAGGATCCTTATGATTGCCTCTTTAATGATTACTCTGTTTGGGGTAGTCATTCATTTTGTTGAACCAAGAAGCTTTCCGACTATCTTTGATGGTGTTTGGTGGGCGATCATCACTGCATCAACAGTAGGATTCGGAGATTTTTATCCCGTTACGACTTGGGGACGAATCACGGCAATCCTGCTCCTGCTGATTGGAACAGGATTTTTATCATCCTATTTCATCCATCTATCAGCTGCGACGGTTACCAAACAAAATGCATATGCAGAGGGAAAGGTAGGCTATAGGGGAAGTGGCCATATCATCATCATCGGTTGGAACGAAAGGTCTCGCTCTGTCCTTCGATCTCTCATACAGGCGGATGAAACCATCATATTAGTTGATGATACACTCGGGACAAATCCCATTATGGATGACAATGTACATTTTATCAGAGGCCGTGCAAACAAGGATCAAACCTTACTTGATGCCGGCATTACTACGGCCAGCAAAGTGATTATAACTTCAGACCAGAACCTGGATGAGCTGCAGGCAGATATGAATACGATCCTCACACTGCTTGCGATCAAAGGATTAAACCCGGATATCCGCTGTATTGCTGAAATTCAAACTGGTGAACAAATCAATAATGCTAGAAGAGCGGGAGCTGATGAACTGATTCCTGCAAATGCTTTGACCAGTGCCGTCCTGTTAAACAGCATCGCCTCTGAGGAGGTTGTGAATCCTTTATTGGATATGCTTGGGGAATTGAACGGAAAACGCTTGGCTTATATTGAAGCCGAAGCTTCCCTGATTGGCAAGAATTTTCAGGATGCTAGCCAATTTTTGCTGAAAGAACGGAATGTTATATTGATTGGACGTAAAAGAGGGGATGACGTAATCGTCAACCCCAAGAACAATATCAAAATTAGGTACGATGATCAGCTACTCGCCATTTTAAATGACGATTAA